The following coding sequences lie in one Oryza brachyantha chromosome 10, ObraRS2, whole genome shotgun sequence genomic window:
- the LOC102712851 gene encoding chitinase 1-like — translation MADVKLQHPNAQVVLGVGGATVGGVDTYFSPADEDSWVSNAVDSLSGIIDTYQLDGIDIDYEQFNGDEALFARCIGRLLTELKARYPALVTSIAPYKDTEGYYQALWSSYQEVIDYVNYQFYANPASTRVEQYMEEYGRVAGSVFAGGSVLASINTSNPADVVTVDAYTALQACAQLAGNLTGIFVWSADSSYYNNLDFWYEGQAQQILAVGTN, via the exons ATGGCCGACGTCAAGCTCCAGCACCCCAACGCCCAGGTCgtgctcggcgtcggcggggccACCGTGGGCGGCGTCGACACCTACTTCTCGCCGGCGGACGAGGACAGCTGGGTGAGCAACGCCGTCGACTCGCTCTCGGGCATCATCGACACGTACCAGCTCGACGGCATCGACATCGACTACGAGCAGTTCAACGGTGATGAGGCCCTGTTCGCCAGATGCATCGGGAGGCTCCTGACAGAGCTCAAAGCAAGATACCCGGCATTAGTCACGTCCATTGCACCGTACAAAGACACTGAGGG CTATTACCAGGCACTGTGGAGCAGCTACCAGGAGGTGATCGACTACGTCAACTACCAGTTCTACGCAAACCCGGCGAGCACCCGCGTGGAGCAGTACATGGAGGAGTACGGCCGCGTGGCCGGCTCGGTgttcgccggcggcagcgtgcTGGCGTCCATCAACACCAGCAACCCGGCGGACGTGGTGACCGTCGACGCGTACACGGCGCTCCAGGCCTGCGCCCAGCTCGCCGGCAACCTCACCGGCATCTTCGTCTGGTCCGCCGACAGCTCCTACTACAACAACCTCGACTTCTGGTACGAGGGCCAGGCGCAGCAGATACTGGCCGTCGGCACcaactga
- the LOC102718393 gene encoding chitinase 2-like: MTNGYLFREYIGAQFTGVRFSDVPINPNLSFNFILSFAIDYTSPAGGATPAPTNGVFAPYWDTDNLSPADVAAVKAAHPNVSVMVGLGGDSVQEAAKVFFSPASVDSWVANAVASVSGIISAYGLDGVDVDYEHFNDDGTSGPGVAAFVECVGRLLTELKARHPNITTSIAPFEDPVVQRYYQPLWRRYSGVIDHVNFQFYGYGDNTDVPTYVQFYDQQAANYPGGRVLASFKTGDVAGLLSPEQGIAGAKELQRQGKLPGLFIWSADSSKASSYGFEYETRAQEIIANH; encoded by the coding sequence atgaCGAACGGGTACCTTTTCCGGGAGTACATCGGCGCGCAGTTCACCGGAGTTCGCTTCTCCGACGTGCCCATCAACCCCAACCTCAGCTTCAACTTCATCCTCTCCTTCGCCATCGACTACACGTCGCCGGCTGGCGgcgccacgccggcgccgaccaACGGCGTGTTCGCGCCGTACTGGGACACGGACAACCTGTCCCcggccgacgtcgccgccgtcaagGCGGCCCACCCGAACGTCAGCGTCATGGTCGGgctcggcggcgacagcgTGCAGGAGGCCGCCAAGGTGTTCTtctcgccggcctccgtcgacTCCTGGGTGGCCAACGCCGTCGCGTCCGTCTCCGGCATCATCAGCGCctacggcctcgacggcgtcgacgtcgactACGAGCACTTCAACGACGACGGCACCTCGGGCCCCGGCGTGGCCGCGTTCGTGGAGTGCGTCGGCCGCCTTCTCACCGAGCTCAAGGCGAGGCACCCCAACATCACCACCTCCATCGCGCCGTTCGAGGACCCCGTGGTGCAGCGCTACTACCAGCCGCTGTGGCGGCGCTACTCCGGCGTGATCGACCACGTGAACTTCCAGTTCTACGGCTACGGCGACAACACCGACGTGCCGACGTACGTGCAGTTCTACGACCAGCAGGCGGCCAACTACCCCGGCGGCAGGGTGCTCGCCAGCTTCAAGACCGGCGACGTGGCCGGGCTGCTCTCGCCGGAGCAGGGGATCGCCGGCGCGAAGGAGCTGCAGCGGCAGGGGAAGCTGCCGGGGCTGTTCATCTGGTCGGCGGACAGCTCCAAGGCCAGCAGCTACGGCTTCGAGTACGAGACCAGGGCGCAGGAGATCATCGCCAACCATTGA